In the Mauremys mutica isolate MM-2020 ecotype Southern chromosome 13, ASM2049712v1, whole genome shotgun sequence genome, one interval contains:
- the LOC123347340 gene encoding olfactory receptor 6N1-like has translation MERENRTVVIEFIFQRFTSLPQFQLLLCVLFLIIYLLSLMGNLLIILVVLVDSHLHTAMYFFLCNLSFVEVWYTTVTVPKMLASFLVEQSTISASGCIAQYYFFFSFAATELFLLTVMAYDRYLAICNPLHYSTIMSPSTCQYLAMLCWLTGFVCPTFASFMLARISFCTPNRINHFFCDADQLFRLSCNDTYSIQAVGYAFSTVVIMSAVLFTMASYFQIIVTILRMSSAAVRKKTFSTCASHLSVVTIYFGTLIFMYVRPAVKYESNINKVVSVFYSVITPLLNPIIYTLRNKDVKTALRKTFLRNKG, from the coding sequence ATGGAGAGAGAGAACCGGACAGTGGTCATTGAGTTCATCTTCCAGAGGTTCACCAGCTTGCCACAGTTCCAGCTCCTGCTCTGTGTGCTGTTCCTAATCATTTACCTCCTCTCACTCATGGGCAATCTGCTTATCATCCTCGTCGTCCTGGTGGACTCCCACCTCCACACtgccatgtacttcttcctctgTAACCTCTCTTTTGTGGAGGTCTGGTACACCACCGTCACAGTGCCCAAGATGTTGGCCAGCTtcctggtggagcagagcaccATCTCTGCCTCCGGCTGCATTGCCCAGTATTACTTCTTCTTCTCCTTTGCTGCCACTGAGCTGTTCCTCCTGACAGTCATGGCTTATGACCGGTACTTGGCAATCTGCAACCCACTGCATTACTCCACCATCATGAGCCCTAGCACCTGCCAGTACTTAGCTATGTTATGCTGGCTCACGGGGTTTGTCTGTCCCACATTTGCATCTTTCATGCTTGCCAGGATTTCCTTCTGCACCCCCAACAGGAttaaccatttcttctgtgatgcTGATCAGCTCTTTAGGCTCTCATGCAATGACACCTACTCCATACAGGCAGTAGGCTATGCCTTCAGCACTGTCGTCATCATGTCTGCTGTCCTCTTCACCATGGCCTCTTACTTCCAAATCATAGTCACCATACTGAGGATGTCATCAGCTGCCGTCCGCAAGAAGACCTTTTCCACCTGTGCTTCGCACCTCTCTGTGGTCACCATCTATTTTGGGACCCTCATTTTCATGTACGTCCGCCCTGCAGTGAAGTATGAGTCTAACATCAATAAAGTGGTGTCAGTTTTCTACTCGGTGATAACGCCACTGCTGAATCCGATCATATACACACTGAGGAATAAGGATGTGAAAACAGCCCTGAGAAAAACATTCTTGAGGAACAAGGGTTAA